Within the Taeniopygia guttata chromosome 1, bTaeGut7.mat, whole genome shotgun sequence genome, the region AGGTATCACTGCAGTCAAGACTGTCAAACTTGGCTGAAGGGACACAGGCAACCATGAAATCTGTACCTATGTGTGATTGCATGTTTAGCGTATAATCTGGAATTTTAAGTCATTATTTCATGTTTGTCAAATAGTGTGTTATTATACCatcaaaagctttaaaaaactCTAGATGAATGTCTGCATTTTCCAGTATTGATGACATCACTTTCTCTTGCTCCACATCAAAATTTCATGAGAAGCTGAAGTAAAAATGACACTCTGGCAGTACACCATGTAACCCTCTGCAGTGCTTCTCAACTCTGTGAACAAGCCATGGTTCCTCTATGAGAGGAGCAGACAATTTGTTACAATTCATTACCGAAGAGCAGCTTACCGGTCTATAGCTATGAGTCCCAGAGTAAGCATGCTGGCTGAGCTGATCAGCATGTAGAGCAGGGCTGAGAAATTGCACCAAACAACGCCAAAGATCCATTCTCGCCTGATGGAGCTGGTCACGACAAAAGGCAGCACCAGCACGGAGAGTAGAAAGTTGGAGAGGGTCAGGCTGAACACAAACTTGTTGCTCAAGGTGAGAAGGTATGACTTGCGATACAGAGTGACAACAATCACCAGGTTGCCCAAACAGATGAAGATGGCAATGACAATTATAGCAATGGATTCAGTGACTCTGACTGCCCCGTCTTCCTCCGTGGTCAGGTTCCTCAGGCCCTTCCCATTGCTGAGGGAGGAATTGCTGCTCATGGTCAGAGCATGCAGACCTGGAGCAGCCAAGACATGCTGAGCAGCTAGAAGCAGAACAACGCTCAGAAACATTCAGGTAACAGCTCTTCAAACTCCTTCCAAAGACTGGAGGCCCTTTTGCCTGTGTTAAAATTTACCTGTAGTATGCAGGAAATTGCATATTTTATAGGGGCAAGTGAAGGGGCAGTAAATTGCCTGTGAGCACACCAAAGAGGACAACACCAAGCCTGGAACAGGGAAGACAAGAAGAGGTGAAGGGGGGgggaaataagaaagaaaatacagattttctaCAGACTTTCTACAGACCTTACTTGTTTCTAAGTCCTACTTACCAGCCCCTTCATCTAGGCTGTGAAGAAACAAGAATGTCATTTATTTCTTCAAGAAACAAGACAAATATCAAATATCTTTGTTTCTCTTACTTTAAATAAAGTTCTTAAAAAATTCTGCCTATCCTGATAGTTACTTTGTATTCTGCCTATACAGCATTTGCTAGTGGTCTATGGATGCCTGGCTAGTCATACCCTGCTGACTCGTAACAGTTGCTAAGTAACATTCAAAGACTCAGGGACCACTGCATGTACTCTCCTAACATCTGTGTGTTCATAATCAACTTAGCTACGCTGCTGATTGTATTTTACTGCCAACACCAAAGGATTGGAGGAACTGGCTTTCTGTACACGAGGTCTGAAAGACACTTCCTTCCATTAAGATGAGGTCCACGCTACAGAAATGCTTTAGAACCTTTAATCCTTGACTTCTCAGTGTTAGCATCCATCCCATTGATTCACAGCCTCATTTCATGAAACCTTGTTATTTCTTCAAATTCCTTAGCAAttcctcttttccctgctgcctctAAATGGTACTCACTAACTACTTCATTCAGTGCTTTACCCATCTGCAGGACGGCATaagaacaaagaaagaaacaaaaaattcaaatacacAGACCAAAAAAAGTAGAAGAGTCCACCAATTAATATAAAGTTGATTTTAGCATTTCTAGGAAGTAAGGGACTCAGGAAAGTTATCTCAGCTAATTCTGCAACTGTGCCAGACATGGGTCCCGGACAGTACTCACGGAAATGCTTCCATCTGCAAGGCTGCTGTGGTCTTACGCAGGGCTGTCAGCGTGCAAAGACgccttttttccatttttatctgtACTTTCCTAGGAACATAATACATTACTTGGCCATGCACTGAAAAAACATAACTTAGCTGTTCCCTAGCCTCTGACTGAGGATGTGTGCAAACCCACTTCCCCTTgagtttctttctctctcagCATGCCTGTACCACCTCTGTGTGCCCTTCCAACACTTTTTGGCCGGAGCGGGTTTTGGAAAGGCGGCTTCCCCCGCAGCCGCTCCCTGCGATAGTGATACCCGGGGCACCTGGCGCTTCACCTCACGGCCCTGCTGCACCCTGAGGGGGAAAGCGACCTCTGGCAGAGGTGACCCTCCCGGGCCAGGGCTGCCCGTGGCGGGGATAGCATCCGCATCCTATCCCGGCCTCAGGCAGCGCAGTCAGGCTTCCCGCACACCCACGAAGCGAGTGGGACCGAGTTGTAAATACGGTGGGGAAGGGGGGTTTCGCCATTTTGCCCCCGCGCTCCCTCCGGCAGCGAACAAAGGGCTGGAACAGGTCGTCCGCCCCGGGCATCCATCGCCTCCCCCCAACCCTCCGGCGGAGAGAGGGTCCCGCCGCCTCTGTCTCCTCCCCGGCTCCGCACTCACCGCCCGCCGCCGCCAAAGCGGGACGTTCCTGGCTGAAGCGCCCAGGACCCCCGTCAGCTGCCGCAGCCCGCGCGTCCCCCGCcatgggcacggccccggcccgtGCCTGCCCCTCCCGCCGTCCCGCCCCGCTGCCTCAGCCCgccgcgccccctccccgcccgccATGttccccgcggccgccccgggcCGGTCCGGGCTTCCCGGGGACTCGGTTAAAAGGCAGGGGAAAAGTACTTCACACGGATGAGGTAAAGTCATTTGCCCCGCTTTGTAGTGCCATGCAGCTTTAGAGTCTAAGTGCTACACTTCCTAGACCCCACAACACTATTAAAAGTAACAAAAAGAAGATTTGGGGAAGAGTTGTTCCCGCACACACCTCTGAAGCAAGATATTGGATATAGGTTCAGTATACAGGGCACAGTATAAAGGgtgaacaaaaatgaaatgccGGGCTTGTGTCTTCCTAgtttctgcctttccctggCAATGCCCTTGAGTGCGGAGGGTGACTGCCCTGATGTGAGCTGTGCTAGGTTTTGATTGCTCTGTGGAGTTTTTAATGCTCTGGACATCAGtttcctgtggctgctgcctcAGTTCACTCCAATGCTCCAACAGCAGGAACTGGACGGTGTGTCTTgctcctgtgccaggggaaggCCATAGGGAGTTAGTCTGCCCTTTCGATGATGCAGAAAAGCAAGACAAGCACCCACCCATCAGTGCTGGAATACTAAGCTGATGTATCATTTTCAACCAGTTCTACTGATAATTTTCTACAGGACTTTTATAAACTTACCACACCATTGCACTTCGACATTTACAAAAGACCATCTTTGGACAGCATTCAAAAATGTATCAATCCAGCACACGAGATTCCACAATGAGCAAAAACTGCTGCACAGTTCTGCCTGAATGTGAGGAGAAACTTATTTCCTGTGCAAGTGACTGTGCACTTATTGCCTAGAGAGGTTGTCTCCCTCCCTGAAGATGTTCCAGACCTGTCTAGGCACAATCCcatgccatgtgctctgggtgACCCTACTTGAACAGGGAAGTTGGACCACATGGTCCACTGTGCCCCATTCTAACCTTGCTCAGATGTGATTCTGTGTGCACACATATGTGTGTACTAACACAGCACAGGGCACCTGTGTGATGGAGCCACATAATGCTTGCGGCAACTGTAAGTGTGGCCATGGAGATGGCCCAGGTCCACCAGAGGCTCCAGAGCTCCCCAAAACTGCTAGTACCCAGTTGTCCCACTCCTCTCAGCAAAGTACCCATGGGGAAGTGGCTGGAGGCACAAGCACTTGTAAGGCACACAAACATTCTCAGCTGGCTTCTGCAGTCCAGCTTCACTGGAACAGAGGATTGGGTGAGTTTGCTGGCTCTTCATCCTGAGCAGGGGAGATTAGAGAGCCCACTCTCACTATggaggctccagcagcacagagaagtGTGGACCCCCTTCCTCACCCACCTGCCCCTCATATCACCTCCCAGAATCACAGGCTGGGTAGGTTGGAAAGGGACACAATGGGTCATCTGGTTCGACcaccctgctcaagcagggtcatcccagagcacatggcacagggtTGTGTCTCGATAGGTCTGGAATATCACCAGTGGTGGAGGCATcacaacctctctggacaacctgttccagtgctcggtcacctgcacagtaaagaatttcttcctcatgctcagctggaatttctgtgcatcagtttctgcccattgcctcttgtcccaCCACCGAGAGGAGTCTGGATCCATACTCTTGGAATCCCCTCATTAGATATTTGTACACATTGATGAGGGCCCCTCTCGGCCACCTCTTCTcgaggctgaacaggcccagcttcCTCAGCCCTTCCACCTAACGGAGATCAGTCGCTTTATCATTTTCGCTGCCCTCCGCTGGACcccctccaggagctccatgtctctcctGTCCTTGAGAGAACACTACAGATGTGGGCTCACTAGAACTGAGCAGAAGGGCAGGATTCTCTACGTCGCCCTGCTGGCAGCGCTCTTCCCGATGCCTCCCAGGATTcctcggccgccgccgccggggctccgcgccgcgGGGCCCTGGAAGCGGAAACGCTACGGGACGGCGGTTCCGCGGCCGCGACGCTGCCGTGAGTGCCGTGCGGGAGGAGACGGGAAGAGAGgggccccgccgctccgccccTGCCGCCTGGTGCCTTCTGCTCGGCGCAGAGGAGGCCGCCATGCACCCCGTTTTCCAGAGCAGCCGGCGCGACTTCACCTTCGGGCCGTGGAAGCTGAGTGCCGCCCGGACGCACATCATGAAGTCGGCGCAGGCCGAGAGGTGAGGCGGGATCCGGGCCGGGGGCGCAGggggacacagcacagcacagcacggTGTCCCCGCTGCTCGGAGAGCCCCCGCTGCTCGGGGCTGCGGCCTCGGCTGTCACAGCGAGGGGCTGGGGTTGTCGGGTGGCCTTGCGAAGGAAACACCGAGCGTTCACAGGGCGGGGGAGACGCTGTTCGGCCCCCGGGGTTGTTCCTTCTCTTCAAGTTTGATTCTCTGGTTGGAGAACTTTGGGGTACAGGTGATTtccaaaattttgttttaatgattGGAGAAGTCAGCCTACAAGGAGACGAAGAGGGACgttttacaagggcatgtagtacgaggacaagggagaatggattcaaactgaaagagaggagATTTAGATTGGACCCTAGGAAAGAAATTCCTGATTGTGATGGTGGTGATTCACTGGAACggggtgcccagagaagttgtaaatgccccatccctggagatgtccCAGGCCAAGTTGGATGGACCTTTgggcagcctggtctagtggaggTGTCattgcccatggcagtggggttggAACTTGACCTTTAAGGTTTTTTCCAACTCAAACAATTCTGATTGTATGATTATAATGGTTTTGGATCCGAATCTCTGTGAACTGAGGCCCACTAATTAGAAGGCTAATTTTCTTAATTACTtttgaaaaagaatatttttaatgtcatACTATGTCTTGGTAAtagctatttttaaatagtggttttcattaaaaatttataatttGGTCTCTTCTTGTAGGAATTTCCAATCCAGTGAAATAATTGGAGGAAATGTTCCCGTACCAGCATCAAGTACTTAAGTCAGATTTGCTAATGTGGAACTGGAGAGTTCAGCTGTGCCATAACTGACCTTAATGGCAGATGGATTTGGCAGATATTTCTTAGTTTCATTTTCTGGAATAAATTTCAGTATACATGAGAATCTCATTAGTCTTGTTAAATGTACTTTCATTTATCTTGCTTTTACCTTTTCTGAGGCTAATAAGGCATTCTTTGGGAGGAACTGGCTGCTGATGGCTGGGATGGGTGCACTGTTTGCTGGGTAAAACACTCTGGATGGCTGAGCTCAAAGAATGATGGTGAATGGACTTACATCCTGCTGGTGGCCCATCAACAATGCTTTTCCCCAGGGCTCAGGAGCCAGTCCCGTTCAATATCTTTATTGATAGTCTGGACAAGGTGATAGAGTGCACCCTTGGTAAGTTCACAGATGACCCCAAGCCGGGTGGAAGTGTTGATTTGCTGAAGGGTAGGAAGGCTCAGCAGaaggatctggacaggctggatcaatgAGCTGAGGCCAGCAACATTGTATGAGGTGCAACAAGGTCACAGCGACCCATTTTGTCTATTTTATTGCTTGGGGAACATTATTAGTATCTATAGGAATTTTATTTCTGGCAAATAGATATTGTAAAAATCCCTCAGCAACCTGTGTGGAAAGGTGAAAGATTAAATGTGCCATAGCCAAGAACTCTCTTCTATGCAGAGGTTGGTTTTTGCAGGGAAAGGGTTCTTACACTTGATGAAATGGAAAGgtttctttgtcttctttgGGAAAAACGTAGAATCTTAATTCTCCAGGTCTGTGAAtttactggttttattttagttaGGTTAATACTGTTCTTTTGTATTTAGGGTTACAGAAATAACCATTTTTGTTCAGGAATACCTTGTTATCAATGTGAACATTATGATTAGGACACTCTTCTCCCTCCCCTCACTCAAATAAGTGTATTTACTAAAGCTTTCTTCTCTCCAGATGTCATGTATTCCTTTTTGATTTTGGGAAGTCAGGTAGGtaaggaggaaaagaagtgtgaatttctaaataattttaggAAGTGTGCCAGTACATGTCTTCTACCAGCAGAGCACAGTAGTGTCTTCTGCACTTTTTAGATACTCTGCCAGGGTTGTCGTAAGCATCTATTTTGTAGGCTTCTAAATTTGGAATTATGGATCACTGTGCAGTGAATTCAAACTTCCTCATGATAAGTCCTTGTTTCTAAAAGTTGCTTTGAGCACCTATTGAAGTTGGTCCACTGCCCATCCAGGGGTTTGCTAGGACAGATGGAAAATTGCTTCTACATGCTTCTCAGATACTCTTGATTCCGCATGTGTTAGAATTTTGTCCGAGCCTGATGGTGTAGGAATGTTTTAGTAGTactttttttggtgaaaaagtCACTTCAGATCAATTACTCTGCATTTCAGGTGAAATTATTAACCTGGTGATGTATCTTCTAAGTTATCATGGTCTAAAGAATCCTTCTTCCAAAACAAGAACTGCTTTCATTGAGCTGTGGTCAGCTGACTGAtgcctcttttatttttctctgcagattGGCTGATGAATTACACATGCCTTCCCTGCCAGAGATGATGTTTGGAGACAATGTCTTAAGAATACAGCATGACCATGGCTTTGGAATTGAGTTCAATGCTACAGATGCTTTAAAATGTGTCAATAATTGTCAAGGTATGATCAAAGTCGCTTGTGCAGCGGAGTGGCAAGAGAGCAGGTACAGTAATTTTATCACCAGTGGGCAAGTACTGGTGTGTTATATATGAAACTGTCATACAGTAGTTAAAGGAACAAACTGAACTCTTTGGTTGTACCCTAGATACAGCACGTAATCACAGAAGTCACTTTTCTTTGCTGTCATCATCCTTTCTGTTAAATTGGGCCAGCtatatttttcagctgtgtCATATCTTTCTTGAAGTAAATGTCAAGTTTAATGACTTAATACTGTTTCTGTTTATTCAAACTCATAGAGCCTCGAGCATTAGAAGACTGTATTGTGTGGTGTTGCAAAGTGCTGTACGTGTTCAAAATCTTAGCCTTAGGAATAAAGCAGAACAATCACCATGCATGAGAACTAATTACGATGCTTAGTATTTACCAAATTGGATTTAGTTGTAGAGCATCTGCAATAAagcacagaaacaaagcaaagtTATCATGAAAACTGAGgtaaatttcaattttaatgATTGCTGTGTGTTGTCAAGAGATCACTTTCTGCCTACTTAAAGAAACATTGATCCTGAAATACAAATTTCTCAGCAATATTGCATGAGAATCTTTATTTTGAGTCATAGAACGGAGATAGATGGAGAATTCTGataattgtttttaaagttATTATGGAAACAGATGTGAAACCATGATTAAGTCTTGACGTTGTGATTACAGCTCAGACAatgctgctgtttttctttagGAACAGTGTGGGAATTCTAATGCACAGTCTTAAGTGAGGTTGTAATTATTTGAGAAAAGCAATTACTACaaagctgttttctctttcactgtTGAGGAGTGAGGCTGAGCACAGTAAGGAAGTTGTCAGGCCATATGACTGGACTTACACAACAGATTACAAAGGAACTTTGCTGGGAGATACTGCAACATTAAAGGTAATAATTTCCTTCTTGTTAATTGTTCACTACATCTTGCTTCAGtcaaacttatttttttaaagctgtcattttcctttcagtatGCTTTTGTAAAACCTTTTGTGCTTTGTAATTTCTGATTTCAAAGTATAATTTGGGCTTCTTATGTCTTTCAGCTCATGATTTTAATAACAAGGGTGGGTGGTGTCCTAAAGCATTTTAGGATTAAAGCACATCGGAGGCTTCAGCTCTTGCTAGGGTCCGCTCTGGAGCCCCTCGCTGCTCACGTACAGCAGAACTATCAGCTGTGTCATTCTGTAGTGCCTTTATGCTCTGCTGCTTGCATGTTTATCTGCTTTCTGACCTGGCTGCATTCAATGACCTGATGTTTTTCTGCAACAGCAATTCGGTAACTCTTCATATTTAAACTTGCAGGCTGTCctatgtctttatttttatgaatataAGACTGAAGTCCCCAGCTTCTGTGTACTGCATGCAGGTTGCTTGCTACTAAGCAGATGTTCAAATGTTTTGGAAGAAAGTGAGCAGAATAGTTCGCAGCTGAAACCCTAGTGAGCTTGGTACCCAGAGAGAAGTATAGTCAGAATTTTCCACtcttagtttttgtttttggttgaTGCTATTTCCAAGAAGAAACTCTTGGAAACTTTGATTTTAACTTTTTCTCTTAGAAATCTGGGGTGTCTTAAGCTTAGTGCGCtagaaattttttctttttaaaactctgGAATTCAAAATATCAGGATAAACTTTATGTAGTTTGGTAAAAAATTAATATGCTAACTGTTCTTAATGGTTTTTCTCTAGGTTGTTCCTACAACAGAACAcataaatacagagaaattgAAAGCCAGGGAACAAATTATGTTTTTTGAAGAAGTACTCCTGTTTGAAGATGAACTCCATGATCATGGAGTATCAAGTTTGAGTGTGAAAGTAGTGAGTATTGGGAGGTGTATAAAAGATACCTGGGGACTCAGTTGGCTGATTGATGCAAAACACAGCTCCTTTGTGCATGTTATTCCTTCTGGGATTTAAACTTTAAAGCACAAAGTTCTTCATCCTTGCTCTTGAAAATATGATCTTACTGGAAATGAAGTTGTTTTGAAGCCTTTGTCATCTGTCATTTGCTCCAGGGGACAATCTTTTCCCTTCTAAGAGTCCTTTGAGACATTGTCTGCCCCCCTGGCCAGTCATAGCTGTAGCAAATCAACAGCCCAGATTTTGACTTCATTCTTGAAAACTTCTCATATTGTCTTCTACTGTGAATATCTGATGTCGACAAGTACATGCTTAAAGTAAGCCTTTGTAAGGTGCTGATTGGGCcgtctttatttttgcagagaGTTATGCCTTCCAGCTTTTTTGTGCTGCTGAGGTTCTTCTTGCGAGTGGATGGGGTACTCATCAGGATGAATGATACAAGGCTTCATCATGAGGTAAACCCTTACTTTCCATCATGAGTTATTTTACAGAGGTTCCCTTGCCATTTTACTTCCAGTGACCCAGTGATATTCCTCTAACTTAATATTGATGTTTGGGGCCACAAAAACTTTTGAGTGTATTTTATTACTGTGGCAGTGCTGAGCTAGGAACCAAATGCTGGATGCCATGGTGTATGAGCAGAGTAGGCTACCCCTCATGTGATGTAATCATTTAAATACATTTGACAGACACAGATTAGAGAAGGAagtacaagaggaaaaataggCAGCAGTAAACAGTTCAATACTGTCTTGTATCCAAGTACATTATTTTTGTCTTACCTAATAGAATTAGACTGCAAGTGTAACTTGCAAATAAATGTCCATAATACATTGAGTTCTGGTATCTCATAAATAATACAGGATGCTAAGATTTGGGGTTTGGTAATCCTGTGTAGGAGTTCTAGCTGAGTAAAAATTAACAAGTATATTCAgtcatagaatttttttttgaagcatGAACACAGGTggtttttggaaaaaaacaacattgtTATCAGCTGTCTTAATGAACTTGAATGTGTATTTCTTCTCTTAGGTGAAAATATGTGGTCAACCGAATTCCAATGCTTCCTAAATTCAATCTATTTAAAATGCTTGTTTGTACTGATACCAGATGATTGCTTTTTTCCATTAGGCTGACAAGACCTACATGTTGCGAGAATACACATCCAGGGAAAGCAAAATATCAAATTTAAAGgtattgcatttttaaaactttgtttcttttctttctgtgtgctTTTAGTTTCATGGTCAGCATAGAAAATACTGTGTCTCTTAAGTCCTTTGTTCAGTTTAGAACTAATACAGAGGAAAGTTCTTTCTACTTATgcagtttttgttttggtgatTTTAGAGCAGATTTACATATTGTAAATGCTCAGATCACATGACAGGGTATGGGATCAGGTCACTTTCTACTGTTGagttaataaaatgtttttattattttattttttcatagaaCTGTTCAGCTGCAAAATCAGGTGCTCTGTGTCCCATGATGTTAAATTTCATGGCTGGTTGTGTGCTTCCAAGCAGTATTAAGGGTTAAGATCTGTTTGGTAATAGACTCTTCATTTATCTCAAATATTTGAGGTTAATAGGTCACCTTAAAACTCTGGTAATGGCTCAGAATAATTTGTGGTACATTTGGAGTTGCAGctgttgatttttatttgcGACAAAAGCCTgaactttcattttcttgtacctttcctcctcccttacttttcctttgcctttgaAGTTTGCCTCTACTGGTGTTTGCCTCCAGTAAATTATAAAATTGTCTGTAATAGTTTGGGGTTggaatagtttttcttatccccaCTTTTCTTTCACTCATGtaatgtaaaatatttgctttttagaACGTTCCACCTTTCCTGTTCACGGAACCTAACGAGATCTCTCAGTATCTACCCATAAAGGAGACAATCTGTGAAAAACtagaattcccagagaagctggagcCTCAACCAGAAACATCACTGGAAACCACTTCTGCTAAGCCTAAATAAATGTGACTTTTTAAGGACTTGAAGTATACTGGAGATGATGTGATCACAGTTGTTGACATGGAGGGCGTTTCACTACTAGTGGAATGAAGAATTTGGCTAATTTTTCTGTAGCCTTGAGAGAAAACATTTCAAGCAGGTTTTGCTGATGTGGTtctttttgtttggattttttttaacctgtgtCTGGAGTTGATGATAGACTAGTGGTGAGTTACGGTTTTCAACAGCGCTGGAGAAATGGCTGTTGGGAGTCTGGGTTCTGATGAGTTCACCAAGCAGGCAGGACTATTGTCTGGACCCCTCATCCACTAACAATTCTAAAAAGATTTTGTTACTGCTGCTTCAGATACTAAGAAAATACCAGAGTTGTGAAACTggcatgattttattttttattattgataAATAatccacagtaaaaaaaaaaaaaaaatcctctgcaTTTATTTTGATCTGTCCGTCCTAAACTACCCATTTTGCTTGGCTTCCCCTACTGATAATCAACAAAGTTACTAACAAAGTTACTTCTTGAGGTTTCTGGTCCAGAGTCTCACTTAAGAATATTCATTTCATCTGAGGATAGGTTTAAGTGTAGGGAAAAAAGTATATTTGTTTGACACTATATAAAGGTAAAATTATTTGTGAGGCATTAACTCCAGAGCAGGAAGAGAGCTGGAGGTTAACAGAGAGACACTGGTAAGTCTCTTCACAAATGCTGGTTGAATCTGGTGTCAGCTGGAGTTCTCTGGGCAGTTTTGGGACTCTGGGCAGTTCTGGAGCTCTCACttggggtccctgtgctgctccagt harbors:
- the TIPRL gene encoding TIP41-like protein — protein: MHPVFQSSRRDFTFGPWKLSAARTHIMKSAQAERLADELHMPSLPEMMFGDNVLRIQHDHGFGIEFNATDALKCVNNCQGMIKVACAAEWQESRSEAEHSKEVVRPYDWTYTTDYKGTLLGDTATLKVVPTTEHINTEKLKAREQIMFFEEVLLFEDELHDHGVSSLSVKVRVMPSSFFVLLRFFLRVDGVLIRMNDTRLHHEADKTYMLREYTSRESKISNLKNVPPFLFTEPNEISQYLPIKETICEKLEFPEKLEPQPETSLETTSAKPK